The DNA sequence CTATTGCATAAAGAAGCAATAGTTTATGTTCTCCAGAAGGGGATAGGAGCTATTCATTCACAAAAAGGGAGCGAAAGTATTCCGATTTACAAAAAATAGATAGAAAATGGAAGTCAAAATATTATAATAAATCATTTTTTATGATTGCTGATTTAAGTTTTGCTAGACTCAGCAAACACAGGTCCTGCAGATGGTTCTTCATCGGGATCTTTTAATGTTGCTTGATGGGCAATGAGGTTATCAAATTGATGGCCTAAAGAACGAACCGATACCATCCAAGCACTGATTACTCCTAAGAGAATAATAGCAACATAAGGGGTGCTAAGAGTAACGGTTCCGAAGAACATAAGAAGAGTTTGGTGGATGAGAGAGCCTCCTGATTTTCCAAGACGTGATCCCACGCCATCAATAGCTGCTTTTCCTTTTTGCTTACACTCTTTGCTTAAAGGGGTAAAAGCCATTTCTTTGGTTACATCAAATAGGGTGTATTTAGAAGCTCTAGCTAAGCAATTTTGTAGGGAACCAAAAAATACACAAAGAGCCAGAGGGGTAACTCCTAAAAAAGCAGAAATAGAAGCAAATCCTACATCTTTGAAGAAAAAACAAGCAAAAAAAGCAACTCCAGTAAATAAAAGAATAAAAGGGGAAGCTAAAGCGCTAAAGGTCCAACTAAAGCGCCTAATAATCACACTGGAAATAAAAATGCTAGTTACCGTAGCAACAATACCGATCCACTTGAGAATTTGCCCCATGTAAGCGTTAAAGTCAGCAGGGTTGGGATAGAGTTGTTTTACTTGGTCTTTCCATACCACTTCGATCAAATTAATTGCGATATTGTAGGTTATCACAATAACGGCAATGCAGATAAGATAAGGAGACTTAGCTAGATAGCCAAAGTTTTTACGCATGCCCATTTTAATTTTTTCGTTTCCATTTTGAGCACAGTAACTTTCTGAGTTATAACCTTGTTTCTTTTTATGCATGTAGCGGAAAATCGACATACATAAAATCCCATTTATAATCACTAAAGAAGTAAGAAAAAAAACCGCTTGATCCCAGGCATTATTACCAAAAGGTAAGAAAGAGTGATAATTTAAGTGAGACATCGACGTAGCAACTTGACCAGCAACAATACCTGATATATTAATTCCAATTCCAAGTAAGCCATAATAGCGTTTAGCATCACCAACAGAGGTTACGTCATTAGCAAATCCCCAGAGTAAGACTGTCATAATAATTGTGCTCCACATCTCTGACATAACGTAAAATAGGGTGAATGTCCAATTGCGAAATAAAGCAATAAAGCCTTGAAATCCCATAGGTAGGGACTGTTGTATGCGATCGCTTAAATGGTGTGGATGCAGTATGTCTTGGAAAGGATATAGAAAAAAGAGAAATATTGTAAAAAACCCAATAAAGATGCTCATCATAGCATAGAAGGTTTTTTCTCTAGAAAGACGATTTGATACTCTAGTAAATAAAAAAGTAAATAAAAAGGCCATAGGGACAATGGCCCAAACCTTAATAAAAGGGAGGGCTTCTGCGCCAGAAGAAGGGGCTGTTATAACAAGAGCATCTTTTGTAGCTCTTAAAAGGCTGTAATTGAATCCAATGAGGAAAAATAGAACTAAAAGGGGGACAAATTTGAGCAACTCATGGCGATAAATTGGCCATATACAAGCACGTAACTTGTTAAATTTTGCTGCCGCAAACATATTCCTGCCTTAAAGTTGCTTTAGATTATAGCCTTTTCTACTTATTTTTCAATAATTAAAAAAAAAAGTAGATAAAAGGCAATTATTTAAAATATTTTTATTTAACTATCGGATAATCCATCTATCCCAGGCAAGCGCCCAAGCTCTAGGTATTCTAGAGAGGCCCCACCTCCTGTTGAGATATGCGAAAAGGAACTCGTAAGATGTAATTGATTGATAGCAGCAACTGAGTCTCCACCGCCTACTACTGAAAGAGCTTTTGAAGAAGCAATGCATCGAGCAATTGCTTCTGTTCCTTTTGCAAACGCAGGAAATTCAAAAACTCCTAGAGGGCCATTCCAAAATATAGTAGCAGCTTTTACAAGTGCTTTTTCCCAGATAGTAATTGTTTCTGTTCCTATGTCCATTCCTTCCCAGCCATCTGGGATTCCTTGATTAACTTGGATGTATTTGCTATTTGCATCTTTAGCAAAGTTATCGGCTATTAGCAAATCTACAGGTAGCCAAAGCGGCAGCTTTTGATCTTTACAGTTTTTGATTAGTTGCAGGGCTTCATCTAGCTGATCTTCTTCACAAATAGAATTTCCAATTTGATAACCTTGGGTTTTTAATAGAGTGTAAGCCATCCCTCCTCCAATAAACAAACCATCTACTTTTTTTAAGAGAGACTTTAACACGCCCAGTTTACTTGAAATTTTTGCTCCACCAATAATTGCATAAAAAGGATGTTGTGGATTTTGTATCAAAGAATTTAAGGAATTGATTTCTTTTTGCATGAGAAATCCCATAGCGGATTTACCAAGAAAATATTTTGTAATAGCAGTGGTAGAAGAATGTTCTCGATGTGCTGTTCCAAAGGCATCATTTACATATAAATTTCCAAAACTAGCTAGTTTTTTAGCAAATTCGGGATTGCTTGAAGGGTTTTCTTCTGCTGGATCAAACCGTAGATTTTCCAATAAAAGTATTTGATTTGGTTGTAGATGAGCTGCTAGGTTTTGTGCGCTAGGGCCTATGCAGTCTTTAGCCATTAAAACCGGATGTTTGAGTAAAAGGGCAAGGGCTTTGGCACAGGGTTTTAATGAGAGTTTCAGATCGGGTTTCCCTTTTGGTCTACCAAGATGACTCATCAAGATAACAGATCCTTTGTGATTTAATATATATTGGATAGAATCTAGTGCTTCTTTAATTCGCGTATCGTCTGTAATGACTCCTTCTTCATTTATAGGGACATTGAAATCGACACGCAAGAGTACTTTTTTATTCTTTACATCAAGCTGTTTTAAGGAGAGTTTATTCATCAGAATGCTTTTTTTTAAAGTGAAGAAAAAGGGTTTGCTTCTTGACAAAAGCGCGTACCTTGTTTGCGTTTTTTTAGTTCGTGGTGGATGGAAAAAAGTAAATCTTGATCAAAGTTTTGGCGCGCAGCCCACCGTAGATATTCAATAGGTATTTCAGAAAATTTACGTCTTTTATGTTTTCCAAGGGGCATGGTTTTTAATAAAATAGGTCTTTTTAAGCGTTCGAGGATTTGTGTGACTGTTTTATAACGTTTAGCAAGAAATTTAAACACTTCAATGTTTACTACAACATCATTCATAGCTCGATGAGCACCTTCTTCTGCGATATTAAAATGTTTGCGTAACATTTCTAATGAGTTGGTAGGACTTTCACCATATAAACGGGCTAATCGCAAGGTATCTAAATAGCGAATAGAGGAAAGATTATTGGGAACGGCATACTTTTTTGCAGAGGCATTTAAGAAAGAGATATCGTTAGTAATGCCATGGCCAATAATAATATAATTGTCGATAAGTTCAAAAATGCGAGGTAGAATCTCTTGAATTTTTGGCTTTCCTTTTACCATTTGATCCGTAATATGGTGAATAGCTGTTGACTCTTCTGGTATAGGGAAAGAGGGTTCAATTAATGTTTCAAAAGAATCTATAATAGTATCGAAATTAAAGCGTGCAATAGCGAATTCAATAATTTCATCTTTGTCTGGATTCAGCCCAGTTGTTTCGCAGTCTAGGCAAACAAACACATCTTTGTGAAGTAAGGTCATGATTTTTCTTGGAGTAATGATTTGATCTTTTCGGTAAGAGCTATTCTGTTTTGTGGCTTCTTAATAGAGCAAGTTAAAAATTCAAAAGACTGCATTGGGGAAACAGAAGAGAGTATTTTAGAAGCAGTATAGGTTTGTTTTTTTATTTCTTGGATTTTTAGTTTATCGCTTTTGGTAAAAATGATTAACAGGTTTTTATGGTAAAAATGAGCCCATTTGATGAAGTTTAAATCATCTTCAGTAAAAGATCGTCGAATATCTACTAGAAATAAAATCAAACGCAAACTCGAGCGCGTTTTTAGATAGAGATCAATTAATTCGCTCCATTTTTCTTTGGTTTTTTTATCTACTCTTGCATAGCCATAACCAGGAAGATCTACTAAAAGAAATTGCTGATCAATGGTAAAAAAATTAATGGTTTGTGTTTTTCCTGGCTTTGAAGATGTTTTAGCAATAGTATAATTATTAAGAAGGTAGTTAATTAGAGAGGATTTGCCCACATTAGATTTTCCTACAATAGCAACTTCTTTAAGAGGTTTCTTTTGTGGGTTGTTAATAGAGGGAAAGTCAGAAACACAAGCAGCAGCTGTGATAAATTGTGCATTATAAAAAAAAGATTTTTTAGACATACAACCCCAATATTACAATTTGCCTTTGTGTTTCATGAAGATGGGTAATATAGATACGAATGGTTTCTTTAGGTAGTAAACAATCAATTTTTTCAGCCCATTCCAAACAGCAGAGCCCTTTTAAGTAAAAGAAATCATCAAATCCAGCAGATACAAACTGTGTTGCATCGAGAAGGCGATAAAGATCAAAATGATACACAGAGGAAAGTTTTCCTTGGTAAATATTGAGATAGTTAAATGTTGGACTGCAAATATCTTGAGAATCAATTTCTGCAGCACCATGAATAATTCCTTTGAGTAGCGTTGTTTTTCCCGCTCCTAGGTCTCCAAATAATCCAATTATCGGGTGTAAGCCCATAAGAGATGATCCGATTTTCTGTCCAATGCAGAGCGTTTCTTGAGCCGACCTACTAATAAAACTCTGCTCCATCAAAAAAATCTCTTTTAAATCTCTTCCTTCTCTTCTTCTAGCCATAACTCTACAAAGGCAGAAAACTCATCATAATTAGCAAGGGTTTCTACAAAAGCATTAATTTTTCCTTCTTCTAAATGAGTCTGTATAAAAGACATGAAGTGCTCTTCAATCTGATAACGATTTTGACTAGGGACCTCTTCTAACGGAATATCTTTTAGCTGATTTTGAACAAAATCTTGAATTACCGCTTCTTTACTATTAAACAATTTACCAGTAACAGCAGAAGAAAAGACAATTTTTTTTATAGGTTCTTTGCGTTTGACAATGTAGTTTTTTATCACATCGAGGTCTTCTGACACCAAGAATCTTTTTGCTTTCAATCCACCGACCCGTTCGGTGTTTTCAGGACATTTAGAAACCCAATCGTAGATGGCATCTTGAGGGTTAGGGTGTGTGTTATCTGCAAATACTTTTCCTGTAAATGGGCATATATAAATTTTTTTACTCTGTTCGTTAACACTTTGCTGTCCATATTGAATTTTAATTTCTGTTTCACGCCAGAGCTTACCCACTTCTTCCAATCTATGGATAAGGTCTTCTCTACTCTGATAGATCACTTTATCTCGTATAAAAAGCACAGGCTTTAAGTTAAATTTTTTTTCTAAAAAAAAGAGATAAGTTGTGATTAAATCCGCTTTTTTATTCTTTTTTAAGAATCTAAGCATTTCGCTTTTAATAGTTTCTGGAATTGCAATAGCCGACATTTTTCCCTCTACATTCAAATCAGTAAATTTGTAGAAAAGAAAAGAGTATCTTAGGATCTATTTAATATTCAAGTTAATGTTCGAGAACTATTGGTCCTCTAAACATAATTGCATTTGTAAGCACTGTGGCTCTTAACAGACAAATAATTTGTAGATAATCATTTCTGTTTATGTTATCCTATCGTGAAAATGTTTATTTTATCAGATATTGTAAACAAAAAAAATTATTTTTAATGAATTGTTTTACAAAATGTAAAAACCTCTGTTAGCTATTTGTAGGAGGCATATAATGGCCCAAGCCTGTGAAAAAACGCTTGCTTTAGAAGAAGTTTCGGTTCCTGGTTATGAAAAAGTAATCAGAGTATTAAATGCGGAAGTAGGGTTGCATGCAATTATTTGTATACATTCTAGCGTTATAGGTCCTGCTTTAGGCGGTATACGCATCTATCCCTATCCCAATGAAGAAATGGCTTTAAAAGATGTTATGCGCCTTGCAAAAGCCATGACTTATAAGTCTCTTCTATCTGAGTGTTCTTGGGGAGGAGGCAAAGCTGTTATTATAGCAGATCCTAAGATGGATAAGACAAAAGAACTGCTTTCTGCTTTTGCAGAAGCTGTACACCAACTTAAAGGGGAATACATTTGTGCAGAAGATGTAGGTTGTTCTCCTGAAGATGTTCTACTTATTAGTCAAACTACTCCTTATGTAGTAGGCCTACCTCATGAAAAAAGTAGTGGAAATCCAGCTATTTTTACAGCTTGGGGGGCTTTTAGAGGGATACAATCCGTTCTAAAGAAAATATATAGTTCTTCCGATTTAAAAGGTCGTAAGATAGCCATACAAGGTATAGGTGCAGTAGGTTTTGAATTAGCTATGTTTCTTTTTTGGGCTGGAGCTCATCTTATAATTAGTGATCTGGATCAAAAAAGATGTTTGGAGCTTCAGAAACTCACAGGTGCTGTTATTCTTCCTGCGGAAGAAATCTTAAAAGCAGAATGCGATGTATTAGCACCTTGTGCTATGGGTGGGATATTAAACTCTCGCACGATTCCTTTATTACGCTGCTTAGCTGTTGCTGGTTGTGCTAATAACCAATTACTTAATGATAACGATGCTGACGAGTTAGCTAGTCGTGGTATTTGGTATGTTCCTGATTTTATTAATAATGCAGGGGGATTAATCAATGTATCACAAGAGCTAGAGCCAGGAGGGTACAACCCTATTCTAGCTCGTAACCGTATCGATCGTATTCCTGACCTGCTCACGATTGTTTATGATATTGCTGAACAAAATCGTTTTTCCACTCATAGGGCAGCTCTTTCTCTTGCTGATTATCGTTTAAAGTATCAAATTGGCAAGCGTATAGAACCTCCTTATTTCCATCACGCATCCTTGAGCTAATTTAATGTATGACTCATTTAATTAGTTTAATAAAGACAAAAGTAACCCAGGCGATTACTAATCAGTTTTCTGCTGAAATTACAGACCCTATGCTTTTGAAAGCAGAAATTACAGAGAGCACACAGCCTCAATTTGGACATTATCAATGTAATAGCGCTTTAAAAATTGCTAAAATAGTGAAGAAGAATCCTAGGCAGATTGCAAAGCAAATTGCTGATGCAATAGATCTTTATGACCAGATGGGTCATAGAATGATTGAAAAAATAGAGGTTGCAGGCGCTGGTTTTGTCAATATTTTTTTATGTCCCAATTTTTTAGCTAAACGAATCGAGTCTATGTTCTTAGATGAGCGCTTAGGAGTTCCCTTAGTAAAGAAAGAAAAAATCATTGTAGAATTCTCTTCTCCTAATATTGCAAAAGAGCTGCATGTTGGGCATTTGCGATCGACGATTATCGGTGATGCTCTAGCTAGGTTGTTTGAATTTTTAGGTTATGAGGTACTACGTTTAAACCATATAGGAGACTTTGGCACGCAATTTGGCATGCTGATTGCTTATATTCAAAAATATGAATGGAGTGCTTTTCAAGAGGCAATAAGTCTTTCCACTTTAATGGACTGGTATAAAAAAGCAAAATTTCAGTTTGATCAAGATAAAGAATTTAAAAAACTGTCACAGCTAGAGGTGGTAAAATTACAACAAGGAAATAAAAGTTCTTTGCAGATTTGGGAAAGAATTTGTGGGGTTTCCAAGACTGCTTTTCAAGAAATTTATCAGCTTTTAGATGTTCGTTTGGTAGAAAGGGGAGAGTCTTTTTATAGTCCTTATCTTGCACAAATCGTTGCGGATTTAGAGCAAAAAAGGTTAGTTACGATATCTAATGGAGCAAAGTGTATTTTCTTAGATGGTTTTACAGGAAGAGATAACACTCCTTTTCCTATGATCGTGCAAAAGTCAGATGGAGGCTACAATTATGAAACCACAGATATGGCGGCACTTTATCATCGGGTACAAAAAGAAAAAGCTGCTCGGATTATTATTGTAACCGATGCAGGGCAAAGCTTACATTTTGCCATGATTTTCAAAGCTGCTGAAAAAGCTCATTACTTTGATCCTAAACAATTGCAGTTAGATCATGTCCCTTTTGGTGTTGTATTAGGTCCTGATAGGAAAAAATTTAAAACTAGATCTGGGGAGACTGAAAAGCTGATCGATCTATTAATGGGAGCTATTCAAAAAGCTAAACAAATCCTCAAGACAAGGCTTCCCCTTCTAGAGGAAAAAGAATTAGAAAAGAGCGCTAAAATTTTAGGTATAGATGCCGTAAAATATGCAGATCTTTGTTGTCATAGAATCAAAGATTATGTTTTTAGCTACGATCGAATGTTAAAATTTGAAGGAAATACCGCTGCCTTTTTACTATATGCTTATGTGCGTATTCAAGGGATTAAGCGTAAGGTAGGAAAAGAAGCTGTAAAAGGACCGATTGTACTTTCTCATCCTTCGGAAGTGGCAATGGCTTTTCATTTATGTCTTTTCCCAGAAACACTGCAAATGATGTCGCAAGATCTTCTGCCTAATCGTTTATGTGATTATCTATACGCCTTAGCAGAAAAGTTCCATGCTTTCTTCCGTGATTGTAGAGTAGAAGGCAGCATTGAAAAAAATAGTCGATTATTGCTATCAGAGGTAACAGCTCAGGTTTTAAAAAAGGGATTGTCTATTTTAGGTTTGCAAACATTAGAAAGAATGTAGATCAATAGAAGTTTTATTCGGCTGGTTAGGGATCTCTTGAACATACTTGGGAATGCAATACCCAGGAAGCCTAGCAGAGAGCTTGTTGATTAGTTCTTGTCCTTTTTCTATAGATGTTTCGAAATGTTGTGTACCTTTTACACGATCGAGCTGATGTAGGTAGTAAGGTAAAATGCCGTGGTTGCTAAGCGTAGTAAATAAATCGGCTAATACTTCTATGTCGTCATTGATTTGATGTAATAAAACCG is a window from the Candidatus Rhabdochlamydia porcellionis genome containing:
- a CDS encoding DUF2709 domain-containing protein, translating into MAIPETIKSEMLRFLKKNKKADLITTYLFFLEKKFNLKPVLFIRDKVIYQSREDLIHRLEEVGKLWRETEIKIQYGQQSVNEQSKKIYICPFTGKVFADNTHPNPQDAIYDWVSKCPENTERVGGLKAKRFLVSEDLDVIKNYIVKRKEPIKKIVFSSAVTGKLFNSKEAVIQDFVQNQLKDIPLEEVPSQNRYQIEEHFMSFIQTHLEEGKINAFVETLANYDEFSAFVELWLEEEKEEI
- a CDS encoding putative quorum-sensing-regulated virulence factor; this encodes MTLLHKDVFVCLDCETTGLNPDKDEIIEFAIARFNFDTIIDSFETLIEPSFPIPEESTAIHHITDQMVKGKPKIQEILPRIFELIDNYIIIGHGITNDISFLNASAKKYAVPNNLSSIRYLDTLRLARLYGESPTNSLEMLRKHFNIAEEGAHRAMNDVVVNIEVFKFLAKRYKTVTQILERLKRPILLKTMPLGKHKRRKFSEIPIEYLRWAARQNFDQDLLFSIHHELKKRKQGTRFCQEANPFSSL
- the tsaE gene encoding tRNA (adenosine(37)-N6)-threonylcarbamoyltransferase complex ATPase subunit type 1 TsaE, with product MARRREGRDLKEIFLMEQSFISRSAQETLCIGQKIGSSLMGLHPIIGLFGDLGAGKTTLLKGIIHGAAEIDSQDICSPTFNYLNIYQGKLSSVYHFDLYRLLDATQFVSAGFDDFFYLKGLCCLEWAEKIDCLLPKETIRIYITHLHETQRQIVILGLYV
- a CDS encoding Npt1/Npt2 family nucleotide transporter, whose product is MFAAAKFNKLRACIWPIYRHELLKFVPLLVLFFLIGFNYSLLRATKDALVITAPSSGAEALPFIKVWAIVPMAFLFTFLFTRVSNRLSREKTFYAMMSIFIGFFTIFLFFLYPFQDILHPHHLSDRIQQSLPMGFQGFIALFRNWTFTLFYVMSEMWSTIIMTVLLWGFANDVTSVGDAKRYYGLLGIGINISGIVAGQVATSMSHLNYHSFLPFGNNAWDQAVFFLTSLVIINGILCMSIFRYMHKKKQGYNSESYCAQNGNEKIKMGMRKNFGYLAKSPYLICIAVIVITYNIAINLIEVVWKDQVKQLYPNPADFNAYMGQILKWIGIVATVTSIFISSVIIRRFSWTFSALASPFILLFTGVAFFACFFFKDVGFASISAFLGVTPLALCVFFGSLQNCLARASKYTLFDVTKEMAFTPLSKECKQKGKAAIDGVGSRLGKSGGSLIHQTLLMFFGTVTLSTPYVAIILLGVISAWMVSVRSLGHQFDNLIAHQATLKDPDEEPSAGPVFAESSKT
- the argS gene encoding arginine--tRNA ligase, with translation MTHLISLIKTKVTQAITNQFSAEITDPMLLKAEITESTQPQFGHYQCNSALKIAKIVKKNPRQIAKQIADAIDLYDQMGHRMIEKIEVAGAGFVNIFLCPNFLAKRIESMFLDERLGVPLVKKEKIIVEFSSPNIAKELHVGHLRSTIIGDALARLFEFLGYEVLRLNHIGDFGTQFGMLIAYIQKYEWSAFQEAISLSTLMDWYKKAKFQFDQDKEFKKLSQLEVVKLQQGNKSSLQIWERICGVSKTAFQEIYQLLDVRLVERGESFYSPYLAQIVADLEQKRLVTISNGAKCIFLDGFTGRDNTPFPMIVQKSDGGYNYETTDMAALYHRVQKEKAARIIIVTDAGQSLHFAMIFKAAEKAHYFDPKQLQLDHVPFGVVLGPDRKKFKTRSGETEKLIDLLMGAIQKAKQILKTRLPLLEEKELEKSAKILGIDAVKYADLCCHRIKDYVFSYDRMLKFEGNTAAFLLYAYVRIQGIKRKVGKEAVKGPIVLSHPSEVAMAFHLCLFPETLQMMSQDLLPNRLCDYLYALAEKFHAFFRDCRVEGSIEKNSRLLLSEVTAQVLKKGLSILGLQTLERM
- the yihA gene encoding ribosome biogenesis GTP-binding protein YihA/YsxC, whose translation is MSKKSFFYNAQFITAAACVSDFPSINNPQKKPLKEVAIVGKSNVGKSSLINYLLNNYTIAKTSSKPGKTQTINFFTIDQQFLLVDLPGYGYARVDKKTKEKWSELIDLYLKTRSSLRLILFLVDIRRSFTEDDLNFIKWAHFYHKNLLIIFTKSDKLKIQEIKKQTYTASKILSSVSPMQSFEFLTCSIKKPQNRIALTEKIKSLLQEKS
- a CDS encoding phosphoglycerate kinase — protein: MNKLSLKQLDVKNKKVLLRVDFNVPINEEGVITDDTRIKEALDSIQYILNHKGSVILMSHLGRPKGKPDLKLSLKPCAKALALLLKHPVLMAKDCIGPSAQNLAAHLQPNQILLLENLRFDPAEENPSSNPEFAKKLASFGNLYVNDAFGTAHREHSSTTAITKYFLGKSAMGFLMQKEINSLNSLIQNPQHPFYAIIGGAKISSKLGVLKSLLKKVDGLFIGGGMAYTLLKTQGYQIGNSICEEDQLDEALQLIKNCKDQKLPLWLPVDLLIADNFAKDANSKYIQVNQGIPDGWEGMDIGTETITIWEKALVKAATIFWNGPLGVFEFPAFAKGTEAIARCIASSKALSVVGGGDSVAAINQLHLTSSFSHISTGGGASLEYLELGRLPGIDGLSDS
- a CDS encoding Glu/Leu/Phe/Val family dehydrogenase — translated: MAQACEKTLALEEVSVPGYEKVIRVLNAEVGLHAIICIHSSVIGPALGGIRIYPYPNEEMALKDVMRLAKAMTYKSLLSECSWGGGKAVIIADPKMDKTKELLSAFAEAVHQLKGEYICAEDVGCSPEDVLLISQTTPYVVGLPHEKSSGNPAIFTAWGAFRGIQSVLKKIYSSSDLKGRKIAIQGIGAVGFELAMFLFWAGAHLIISDLDQKRCLELQKLTGAVILPAEEILKAECDVLAPCAMGGILNSRTIPLLRCLAVAGCANNQLLNDNDADELASRGIWYVPDFINNAGGLINVSQELEPGGYNPILARNRIDRIPDLLTIVYDIAEQNRFSTHRAALSLADYRLKYQIGKRIEPPYFHHASLS